The following are encoded in a window of Heteronotia binoei isolate CCM8104 ecotype False Entrance Well chromosome 9, APGP_CSIRO_Hbin_v1, whole genome shotgun sequence genomic DNA:
- the LIAS gene encoding lipoyl synthase, mitochondrial, with amino-acid sequence MSLLHRSTAAARANLWSLSLAAPGSPVFRRNAYSQSGASDSLPEEQNAGLQNGPDLQDFISGELSDKNNWAKYTGNLKRQKGERLRLPPWLKTEIPIGKNYNKLKATLRNLNLHTVCEEARCPNIGECWGGGEYATATATIMLMGDTCTRGCRFCSVKTAKSPPPLDPEEPYNTAKAIAEWGLDYVVLTSVDRDDIPDGGAAHFAKTVSHLKERNPKILVECLTPDFRGDLKAVEKVVLSGLDVYAHNVETVPELQRHVRDPRANFDQSLNVLKHAKEVQPDVISKTSIMLGLGETDEQVLTTLKLLREADVDCLTLGQYMQPTKRHLKVEEYITPEKFKYWEKVGNDLGFHYTASGPLVRSSYKAGEFFLKNLVEKRKTKVI; translated from the exons ATGTCTCTGCTCCACCGGAGCACAGCCGCTGCTAGAGCGAATCTGTGGAGCCTCAGCCTGGCAGCCCCGGGAAGCCCG GTATTTAGAAGGAATGCATACAGCCAGTCCGGAGCATCAGATTCATTACCAGAGGAACAGAACGCAGGTTTGCAAAACGGACCTGATTTGCAGGACTTTATATCTGGGGAACTCTCAGACAAGAATAACTGGGCAAAATATACAGGCAATTTAAAGCGTCAGAAAGGAGAAAG gCTACGACTTCCTCCATGGCTGAAAACAGAGATCCCAATTGGAAAAAACTATAACAAATTGAAGGCTACATTGCGAAATTTAAACCTCCATACG GTATGTGAGGAAGCACGTTGTCCAAATATTGGGgagtgctggggaggaggagagtATGCTACTGCTACAGCAACTATAATG CTAATGGGGGATACTTGCACAAGAGGGTGTCGGTTCTGCTCAGTCAAGACAGCCAAAAGTCCACCTCCATTAGATCCCGAGGAACCATATAACACAGCCAAAGCAATAGCTGAATGGGGTCTGGATTATGTTGTGCTGACTTCTGTTGACAGGGATG ATATTCCTGACGGCGGAGCGGCACACTTTGCAAAAACAGTATCACACTTAAAAGAAAG GAATCCGAAAATTCTAGTGGAATGTTTAACCCCTGATTTTCGAGGTGATCTAAAGGCTGTAGAGAAAGTTGTTCTGTCGGGACTAGATGTATATGCTCACAATGTGGAAACAGTTCCAGAATTACAGAG aCATGTTCGAGATCCTCGGGCCAATTTTGACCAATCCCTGAATGTTTTGAAGCATGCTAAGGAGGTGCAACCTGATGTAATTTCAAAAACATCCATCATGCTGGGCCTGGGTGAAACAGATGAACAAGTACTCACAACCTTGAAAT TATTACGTGAAGCAGATGTGGACTGTTTGACTTTAGGGCAATACATGCAACCCACAAAACGTCACTTAAAG GTAGAAGAATATATTACACCTGAGAAATTTAAATACTGGGAAAAAGTAGGAAATGATCTTGGATTTCATTACACCGCTAGTGGGCCTCTTGTGCGCTCTTCGTACAAAGCAG